The sequence below is a genomic window from Lelliottia sp. JS-SCA-14.
TAGCGTCGGCCTGATGGAGATCCCGACCACCGGCGAAACCCTGGATAACGTGGTCTGCTTCTGGCAGCCGGAAAAACCGGTCAAAGCGGGCGACGAGCTGGACTTCAAATATCGTCTTTACTGGAGCGCGCAGCCGCCGGTTCGCTCGCCGCTGGCGAACGTCTTTGCGACCCGCACCGGCATGGGCGGTTTCCCGGAAGGCTGGGCACCGGGCGAAAACTACCCGAAAGTGTGGGCGCGCCGTTTTGCCATCGACTTCGTGGGAGGCGATCTGAAAGCCGCTGCGCCGAAGGGCATCGAGCCGGTCATTACGCTCTCGAACGGCGAAGCGAAGCAGGTTGAGATCCTCTACGTCGAACCCTTCGACGGCTACCGCATTCTGTTTGACTGGTATCCAACGGACGACTCCACCGATCCGGTGGAAATGCGCATGTTCCTGCGCTGCCAGGGGGATGCGATCAGTGAAACCTGGCTGTATCAGTATTTCCCGCCTGCGCCGGATAAACGCAACTACGTTGACGACCGCGTGATGCGCTAACGCTCAAATCCCTCTCCCTTCGCGGGAGGGGGAAAATATGAGGACTCATGACCGCGACCTCCGTTGAAATCATTCCCGTTACCGACCGCATCGAACTCCGGTCCGTCGACGAGCGCTACACCAGCGAACTTCACGCCCTGGTGATAAAAAACAAAACCTGGCTGCAGACCGCCTTTGACTGGGCGCAGTATGTGGGCACGGAAGACGATACGCGCAAAAACGTGCTCAGCAATCAGATGCTGCACCAGCGCGGATACGCGAAAATGTTCCTGATTTTTCAGGATGAGACGCTGAAAGGCGTGCTGTCATTCAATTCCATCGAGCCGACAAATAAGACGGGCTATATCGGCTACTGGCTGGATAAAGGCAGTCAGCGGCAGGGTATTCTGTCGCTCTCGTTGCAGGCGTTTATGGGCTACTACGCAGAGCGCGGGGAAATTCGTCGCTTCGTCATTAAGTGCCGCGTGGCGAATATGCAGAGTAACCGCGTGGCCGTGCGCAACGGTTTTACGCTGGAAGGGTGCCTGAAAGAGGCCGAGTTTTTGAACGGCGAATTTCAGGATGTGAACACTTACGCGAAAATCATCCGCCTATAGCGCCCCGAGCAGCGGCGTGCGGGTGATGCGCTGCTGTCCGTTTATCACTTTCTCCCCGCGCAGATGAATATTGTCCCCGCCAAAGGCTTCAATCACCGCATCGTCGGTGATTTCAATTCGATGCTCGATCAGCACATCGCCGCTGATTCTGGCGCGCCCCTGAATCACCACTTTGTCGTCAATCATGATCGGGCCGCCGCGCAGCCACGCCTGGCCGCCAATCAGCACGTGATGTTTGATAATCACATTCCCCTCAACGACGGCGTTTTCGGCCACCTGCGAACTGTAGCGCAGGGTGGGAATCGCATCGTCCTCTAGGCCTGCGACCAGTCGGGCGTTACCGTAGACTTTGGCGCAGTCGCAGATCCAGACGTTGTTCACCTCATTGCCTTCGATAAGAGCGTTCTCAAATACCTCAGCGCGGTGCTCGATGAAGGCGAAATTGACCATCGCATCGCCGTATAATTGCGCCTGATGGACAATGCGGGACTGGCTGACGGTGGCGTTATCGTAGATTTTGAGCACCTGTTCGCGATCGGGCGTCATGCCAGTGGCTGCTATCACCGTACTCTCATGCAGAATGCGCGCGTTGCCGTAAAGGTGGCAGATGCCGCGCACGACGGAGGACTGAACGGTGACGTTGTCACTTAACTGTGCGCCGTGGCTCACCTGAGAACCGTCCACCCAGCTGTTGTCGCGGATGTTTGCCGCATGGCTGATCACGCAGGGCTGGGTAATGCGCGCATTATCGCAAATTTGTGCCTGGCCGAAGACGACGCTGTTCTCATCGTATACCCAGCAATTTCCGTCATGCGACAGGGCGCTTTCATCCTCCAGCCAGCCGCCTTTGGTCCCGGCGGTGACATCGCTGAAATCACGTTCGGCGATGATCTGGCGCAGGGTGACGCTGGCTTTTCCCTCTATGTTCTGAAAGTGATAAAGGCGGGTCTCGTCGCTGAGTCGGTATTTTTTCATGAGGGTCTCTCTGCTCATCGTCTTCATTAAACGTAGCAAACTTTACGCCTTCTGAAGTACTGGCAACCGAGTCTGAAACCCCTTAAACTAGCATTTCAAATATAATTTATACTTTAAAATTAATGCATAAAAGTCACAAATCCAAACAAGTTCTTAACTTACCCTTCGGCTACTTCGGCATGGTATTAGGGACTATTGGCATGGGTTTCGCCTGGCGTTACGCCAGCACCCTCTGGCCGGTTTCCCGCTGGCCGGGTGAGATTCTGGTGTCGCTTGCCACTCTGATCTGGTTTTTGCTGACCCTGGCTTTCATCACCCGCGCCGTGCGTTTCCCGCAGAGCGTGCTGGTGGAGATGCGCCACCCGGTGATGAGCAGTTTTGTCAGCCTGTTTCCGGCCACCACGATGCTGGTGGCGATTGGTTTTGTCCCCTGGTGTCGTCCCGTTTCGCTGGTGCTGTTTGGCATTGGCGTAGTGGTGCAGCTGAATTATGCCGCCTGGCAAAGCGCCGGATTGTGGCGGGGAAAACACCCTGAAGAGGCCACCACGCCGGGTCTGTATCTCCCGACCGTCGCCAATAACTTTATCAGCGCGATGGCCTGCGGTGCGCTCGGGTTCCACGATGCGGGGCTGGTGTTTTTAGGCGCTGGGGTTTTCTCGTGGCTGAGCCTCGAACCGGTGATTTTGCAGCGCTTGCGCAGCGCCGGTGAACTGCCGACGGCACTCAGAACGTCGCTCGGCATTCAGCTGGCGCCCGCACTGGTGGCCTGCAGCGCCTGGTTTAGCGTCAACGGCGGCGAGGCGGATACCTTCGCCAAAATGCTGTTTGGCTACGGCCTTTTGCAGCTGCTGTTTATGCTGCGCCTGATGCCCTGGTATCTCTCCCAGCCGTTTAACGCCTCTTTCTGGAGCTTCTCGTTCGGCGTCTCCGCGCTCGCGACCACCGGGCTGCATCTTGGGCAGAGCAGTCCGTCGGGCTTTTTTCACGCCATCGCGGTTCCGCTGTTTATTTTTACCAACGCCATCATTGCGCTCCTGCTGGTGCGCACCTTCATTTTACTGGTGCAGGGAAAGCTTTTAGTTCGTTCAGATAAAGCCACACTTATGCACGCTGAGGAAAAGAAATGACTCACTTTGATGAAAACTACTTTACCGAAAAATATGGCCTGACCCGCACCCACTCGGAGGTGCTCTACAGCGCCGGGATTGTCAAACCGGGCAAAACCCTGGATCTGGGCTGCGGCAATGGCCGCAACAGCCTGTATCTGGCGGCGAATGGCTACGACGTCACCGCCTGGGATAAAAACCCGATGGGCATCGATAACATCGAGCGCATCAAGGCGGAAGAAGGGATTCACAATTTGCAGGCGTCGGTTCAGGATCTGAACAGCCTGAGCTTCGACGGTGAGTACGATTTTATTCTCTCGACCGTGGTGATGATGTTCCTGGAAGCCAAAACCATTCCGGGACTGATTGCCAACATGCAGCGCTGCACCGTGCCTGGCGGTTACAACCTGATTGTGGCGGCGATGGATACGGAAGATTACCCGTGCACCGTCGGGTTCCCGTTCGCGTTCAAAAGCGGCGAACTGAGCCGCTATTACGAAGGCTGGGAGCTGCTGAAATATAACGAAGACGTCGGGGAGTTACACCGCACCGACGCCAACGGAAACCGCATCAAATTGCGTTTCGCCACTATGCTGGCGCGCAAACCGGCCTAACGGGCGGCCAGCAGGCAGAGTTGCAGGGCCGTTTTGTAGGACGCCTCGAACGACGACAGTGGCAGGAACTCAAATTTTGAGTGGAAGTTATGCGCGCCGGTGAAGAAGTTCGGGGTCAGCAGGCCTTTTGCCGACAGAGCTGCACCGTCGGTACCACCGCGCATTGGCGTCGGTTTTGGCGTGATGCCGAGGGATTCCATCGCCTCAAACATCAGGTCGATGGCGCGGCGATCTTCGCCAATCGCATTGCTGATATTGCTGTAGGTGTCTTCGATGTGATGCTCGACGCGGGCGGTGGGGTGCTGCCCGGCAATTTTGCGCGCGACGTCGGCGATCTGCTGTTTGCGCGCGGCGAAACTGGCGGTGTCGAAATCACGGATATTGGCTTTGAGCACCGCTTCGTTTTGTCCGGCCTGAATACCGTTGAACCAGATATACCCCTCGCGCCCCTCGGTGCATTCCGGGGTCTCCTGACGGTCGAAATGGCTGATGAAATCCATCGCCATCAGCAGCGGATTGACCAGCACGCCTTTCGCCGACATCGGGTGGGCGGTCACGCCGGTGAAGCGGATTTCTGCCGCGGCGGCGTTAAAGTTCTCGTACACGATCTCGCCAATTTCGCAGCAGTCGATGGTCCAGGCGAAATCGACGTCGAAGCGTTTCAGATCCAGCGCTTTCGCGCCGCACAGACCAATCTCTTCATCCGGCACAAAGGCGACCACGATATCCCCGTGCTGATGCTCCGCCGTCAGGTTTTCCAGCACCGTCATCACCACCGTCACGGCGGCTTTATTATCTGCGCCTAATACGCTGGTCCCGTCGCTGAAAATAATCTCTTCGTCAGGGTAAGCCAGTATTTCCGGATGCTCTTTTACGCGTAACCAGATCTGTTTCTCTTTATTCAGACAGAGGTCTTCTCCTGCAAATCTTAATATTTGTGGATGAATATCCGGTGATAATCCGACGTCTACCGTATCGATATGGGTAATAAATCCGATGCGCGGCGCGCCGCTGACCGTGCCTTTTTTGACGGCGGTAACGGTGGCGAATTCGTCGATCACGATGTCGCTCAACCCCAGTGATTCCAGCTCCTTAGCCAGTTCGCGCGCCATCTCGTGCTGGCCCGGCGTGGAAGGGAGCGTTTTGCTTTTCGGATCGCTCTGACTGGTGATGGCCAGATAGCGATAAAAGCGTTGGGTTAATTGACTGGAGAGTGAGTTCGCCATAGTGATTCCTTCTTTATTTGTATTATCAGGTGTTTGCATAATCACTTTAATGGTATTTGTGTATCGGCAAAAGAATTAATTAGCCGTCGAATAAAAAGACAGGAAAATGCGATGAACAGCAAACTGACAAAATTAACCCTGGCCATTGCCGCATTAACGGTAAGTTCCACCGTGGCGGCAAAAACACTGGTGTATTGCTCGGAAGGATCGCCGGAAAATTTTAACCCTCAGCTTTACACCTCTGGCACCAGCGTGGATGCCAGCGCGGTCCCGGTCTATAACCGACTGGTGGATTTTAAACCTGGCACCACGGAGCTGGTGCCAAGCTTGGCCGAAAGCTGGGACGTGAGTGAAGACGGCAAGGTTTACACCTTCCATCTGCGCAAAGGCGTGAAATTCCAGAGCAACAAATTCTACAAGCCGACGCGCGACTTCAACGCCGATGACGTGATCTTCTCCTTCATGCGGCAGAAAGACGTCAATCACCCGTACCACAACGTCTCGAACGGCAGCTATTCCAACTTTGAAAGCCTTGAATTTGGCAGCCTGATCACCGCCATCGACAAGGTGGACGACCACACCGTGCGCTTTACGCTCGCGCACCCGGAAGCGCCGTTTGTGGCGGATTTGGCCTGGTATTTTGCCTCGATCCTCTCAGCAGAATACGCCGACGCGATGCTTAAAGCGGGCACGCCGGAAAAGGTGGATATGGACCCGATCGGCACCGGGCCGTTTAAGCTGACGCAGTACCAGAAAGATTCACGCATCCTCTTCACCGCGTTCCCGGAATACTGGCAGGGCAAGTCGAAGCTCGACCGGCTGGTGTTCAGCATCACCCCGGACGCCAGCGTGCGCTTTGCCAAAATCGAGAAAAACGAGTGTCAGGTGATGCCGTTCCCGAATCCGGCGGATCTGCCGCGCATGAAGGCCAACAAAGATATCAACCTGATGAGCAAAGCGGGGCTGAACACCGGTTTCCTGGCGTTTAACACCCAGAAACCGCCGCTGGATAATGTGAAAGTGCGTCAGGCCCTGGCGATGGCGATCAACAAACCGGCGATCATCGATGCCGTATTCCACGGCACCGGCACCGCGGCGAAAAATCTGCTGCCGCCGGGCGTCTGGAGCGCGGATAGTGAGCTGAAGGATTACGACTACGATCCGGAAAAAGCCAAAGCACTGCTTAAGGAAGCCGGGTTCGCCGACGGCGTGAGCATCGAGCTGTGGGCGATGCCGGTGCAGCGCCCTTATAACCCGAACGCCAAACGGATGGCCGAAATGATTCAGGCCGACTGGGCGAAAATCGGCGTGCAGGCAAAAATCGTCACCTATGAGTGGGGCGAATACCTCAAGCGCGTGAAGGGCGGTGAACACCAGGCGGCGCTGATGGGCTGGACCACAGCGACGGGCGATCCGGATAACTTCTTCGGCCCGCTGTTTACCTGTACCTCAGCCAACGGCGGCTCGAACTCGGCGAAATGGTGTTATCAGCCGTTTGATAAAATCATCAACGAAGCAAAATCGATAACCGATCACGATAAACGCGTGGCGCTGTACAAAGAGGCGCAGCAGATGATGCACGATCAAATGCCCGCGGTGATGATTGCCCACTCCACCATTTTTGAGCCGGTGAGAAAAGAGGTGACGGGCTACGAAATCGATCCGTTCGGCAAACATCTGTTCTGGCAGGTGGATATTAAATAACCATAAAATCACTGCCCGTAACTATTACGGGCAGTCTGTTTTCTGAATTGTGCGTCGAGCACCTTTTTTGTCACAACAGACCCCTGATACTTTTGCTATAACTTCATATGCATATCTGCACATAACAGGGATCCACAACCATGCGTACTCAGACTTTTTTTAAAGTTGCAGCGCTTACCGGCCTGCTGGCATTAGCCGGCTGTGCGTCCAAAGTGGCGCAACCCGATCAGTTCTCGGGCTTTTTGAAAGATTATTCAGGCTTGCAGCAAACAACGTCAGCGACCGGCAAACCGACGCTGCGCTGGGTCGATCCATCCTACAACCCGTCTAATTACGACAGTATTGTCTGGAATCCAATTACCTATTATCCAACGCCTAAACCTTCCACCCAGATAGGGCAAAAAACCCTCGATGGGCTGCTGACTTATGCTAACAATAAAATGAAACCTGCCATCGGTTCCCGTAAACCGCTGGTGGCGACGCCAGGGCCACGTAGCCTGATTTTCCGCGGCGCGATTACCGGTGTGAGTTCGAAAGAAGAAGGGTTGCAGTTCTATGAAGTGGTCCCTGTTGCCTTAGTCGTTGCCGGTACGCAAATGGCGACCGGACATCGCACCATGGATACTCATCTCTTCTTTGAAGGTGAGTTGATTGATGCGGCAACGGGCAAACCTGTTGTTAAAGTCGTTCGTAAAGGCGAAGGGAAAGAGCTCAATAACGAAAGCACGCCGATGGCGATGTCGAACCTGACACACGTTATCGATGACATGGCGACAGATGCCACCATGTTTGACGTGAAGAAAAAATAATGCCCGTACCGGCGGTATCCACCGCCGGTTTTTTTACGCCGTCCGCAGTCGCTTAAACCAGGTTTCTGGTTTCGTGAACATCACCATATTTCCCGTCAGAATCAGCAGCAATCCTGCCACGGCATTCATGTGCCAGACGTAGCCTTCGTACACCGTTGAAATCGACAGCGCGACCAGCGGAAACAGCAGCGTGCTATAAGCCGCTTTGCCAGCCCCGATGCGCCCGACCAGCGTAAAGTACACGCCAAAGGCAATGACCGAGCCGAAGATCGCCAGGTACAGCAGGGCACCGATGTAGCTCACCGTCCACTGCGGCATAAAGTTGTCGCCGCGAATCAGCGCAATCGCGCCCATCACCAGCGTGCCGTACATCATCGCCCAGGCGTTGGTGGTCATGGTTTCCAGGCCGTTACGCTGATGTCGCAGGCTGATCATATTTCCCAGCGAGAAACCGTAGGTCCCGAGCGCCGACAGGCCGATGCCGAGGAGCAGTTCATGGCTCCAGCCGCTCGCCAGCAGATCGTCCCAGAAGAGGGTGATGATCCCCAGCAGGCCCAGCGCCGCTGCGGTCCAGAAACGCGCCGGTGGACGCTGACCAAAGAAGATAAAGCTGTTAATGGCGTTATACAGCACCGCCATTGAGAAAATGACCGACTCAAGACCGGTATTGATAAACTTCGCTGCCGTGTAAAAACACCAGAAGTTAAAGCAGAACACGCAGCAGCCCTGAATCATGCAGAACAGATGATCGCGCAGGACCATTTTACGCAGGCGTCTCAGCGCCAGCAGAACCAGCATCATGGTGGCGCTCGCCACGGCAAAGCGCCAGAAGATGGACACCGGCGCGGCGACCGGTCCTTGTTGCAGGAAAATCGCAATCCAGGTGGTTCCCCAGATCACCACCACCAGCCCATACAAAAATGCGTTCATTTTTCTCTCTTATCTAAGCGCAAAAGAGCAGTGTGACCTGGCTTACGCGCGCCTGCTTTCAGCACCTTGCGGCAGACTTGCAAATTCTTGCGCTTTTTTCTTGCCTCATCTCTGGTATCAGGCGGCAACACTTCTTAGACTGTCTCTCTGTTTACTTGCCAGCTACCGGTTATGTCTCGCGCTTACGACACCTTTGAAACTCTTCGCCAACAGAATGCCGTGCTGCGGGAGACGGTCGCCCTCAATTCGGGCATCCAGCTGGCGGCGTGGTACAACAAGCACGATACGGTGACGGTCAAAAGCAATCATCACACCCTGAGCCTGTACGTGGCGGACGGCTATGAGAGCTACCACAAAACCGCCAGCGGCTGGAAAAACGGCGGTGGCCCGGATCGTTTCTGCCTGATGCCAAAAGAGAGCGAGTCGAGCTGGGATATCCGCGACGATTTGTCCTTTGTGCATCTGTATTGCACCGACGAGCATCTGCGTGAACTGGGTGAGAAAATCTGGGACAAAAGCCCGGCCGGGATTTCACTGGACGAAAAAACCTTCGCCAGCGATCCCAAAATTGCCATGCTCTATCGCCAGTTTTTGCTCGGCTGCGACTGGCAGCAGCAGGCCAATCAGCTGACCCTCAGCACCGCCAGCACCCTGTTGCTGACCCATCTGATCCAGAACTACTCCAGCGTGCAGTGGAAGCTGCCGGTGGTGACGGGCGGTCTCTCGCCGTTTGTGCTGCGCAATGTGCTGGAGTACGTCGACAACCATCTCTCAGAGCCCTTAACTCTCGCGGAACTGGCGGCAGTGGCAGCACTGAGCGAATACCATTTCGCGCGGATGTTCCGCCAGTCGATGAACATGGCGCCGCATCAGTATGTGATGCAGCAGCGCATGGACAAGGCAAAACAGCTGGTGCAGTTCACTCAGCAGCCGTTGACGGACATCGCGCTGGCCTGCGGGTTTAGCTCGGCCAGCCATTTCAGTAATCGCTTTAAAGCCACTATCGGATTAACGCCTTCGCAGCTACGCGCGGCGAAAGCGTGACAACACGGCGAAGCAGATTCCGCCCGCGATAAGCCCCCAGAACGCCGACCCAATCCCCAGCAACGTTACGCCGCTGGCGGTCACCAGAAAGGTGACGATCGCCGCGTCGCGCTCCGTCTCATGCTGCAGCGCCTGAAACAGACTGCCGCTAATGGTCCCAAGCAGCGCCAGCCCGGCCAGCGTCTGGATCCAGCTGAGCGGCAGCGCCGCCATCAGGGCAGTAAACGAACCGCCAAAAATCCCCGCCAGCAGATAAAACACGCCCGCCGCGGCCGCCGCCATCCAGCGTTTATCGGCGTCCGGATGGGCGTCAGGGCTTTGGCAGATCGCGGCGGTAATGGCGGCGATGCAGATGGAGTAGACGCCAAACGGCGAGAACAGCAGGGCCAGCGCGCCGGTAAAGATGATCAGCGGTGAAACGGCCACCGGATAACCGGAGGCTTTCATGGTGGCGAAGCCGGGGGCGTTTTGGGAGGCCATCGTCACCAGGAAGAAGGGCAGACCAATACTGACGAGCGTGGTAAAGGTAAATTTTGGCGCGATAAATTCAGGCATCACCAGATTAAATGCCAGATTGTCCGTGACAACGTCACCTCCCGCCCAGGCCGTGACGCTCCCGACCAGCAGTGTGGCGACAATCGCATAGCGCGGCGCAAAGGCTTTTGCAATCAGCCACGCCAGCAGCATGCTGCCGCACAGCAGGAAATGCTCCTCAAGATTAATGAATGCCTGCAGGCCAAAGCGCAGCAGCACACCCGCGAGCATCGCCGCCGCCAGGGTGTGGGGGATGATTTTCATCAGCCGGGCAAAGAGTCCCGTCACGCCACAAAGCAAAATTAGCGCATTGGCGAAGATAAAAATGCCGATGGTTTCGGCGAGCGTCACCCCCTGCAAACTGGTGGCAAGCAGCGCTGCGCCGGGCGTAGACCAGGCGGTGAGCACCGGGGATTTGTACCACAGGGAAAGGGCGAGCGTGCTCACCCCCATGCCCAGCCCGAGCGCGGTCATCCAGCCGGCTATCTGATGGGGCGTGGCCCCTGCGGCGGCAGCGGCCTGCCAGATAATGGCGGCAGAGCTGGCGTAGCCCACCAGCACGGCGACGAAACCGGCCAGCACCGCCGGGAAGAGTGAGGAGGAAGGGCGCATGAAAACTCCGTTGTGCGTTATAGCGTCCGGAGGAATGTAGCACTGTGCGCTATAGCGTACAAGTGGTACACTTCGCCGCAACGGGAGGATCTATGAATATCACTCAACATCTTGCTTCAACGCTGAAAAACGAGCGTCAGGCGCGCGGCTGGAGCTTATCGAAGCTCGCCGACGAGACGGGCGTGTCGAAAGCAATGCTCGGGCAGATCGAGCGCAACGAGTCCAGCCCGACGGTCTCGACCCTGTGGAAAATCGCCACCGGTCTGAACGTCCCTTTTTCCGCATTCATCACGCCGCAAGCCGATCCTCAGCCAGTATTTGACCCCCAGCAGCAGGCGATGGTAGTCAAGCCACTTTTCCCGTGGGATGAGCAGCTTAAGTTTGATCACTTTTCCATTACTCTCGCGCCCGGCGCGCTCAGCGAATCGTCGCCGCACGAAGCGGGAGTCATTGAACACGTGGTGGTGATAAGCGGTGAGCTGGAGATGTGTCTCGACGGCGTCTGGCACACCCTCTCGGCGGATTCCGGCGTGCGTTTCGCGGGCGACAAACCCCACGCCTATCGCAACAGCAGCGGCCAGACGGTGCACTTTCATTCGCTGATCCATTATCCCCGTTAAAGGTACGCAAAACGGTTTCGCTGTCGTAGACTTCTGACTACAATAGCCGCCATTTTGACCATAACGGATAACGACGAAGTATGCGCCTGCAATCCCATCATCTTGAACTCTTAAGCCCAGCCCGTGACGCCTCTATTGCCCGCGAGGCAATTCTGCACGGTGCGGACGCGGTCTATATCGGCGGTCCTGGCTTTGGCGCTCGCCATAACGCCAGCAACAGCCTGAGCGATATCGCCGGGCTGGTGCCATTTGCCCACCGCTATGGTGCAAAGGTGTTCGTGACCCTGAACACCATTCTTCATGATGATGAACTTGAGCCTGCCCAGCGTCTGATCACCGACCTCTACCAGACCGGCGTTGATGCCCTGATCGTTCAGGACATGGGCGTGCTGGAGCTGGATATTCCGCCGATTGAACTGCACGCCAGCACCCAGTGCGATATCCGTACCGTCGAAAAAGCGAAATTCCTCTCAGACGTTGGCTTTACCCAGATTGTGCTGGCGCGTGAGCTGAATCTGAACCAGATCCGCGATATTCACCAGGCGACCGACGCCACCATCGAATTCTTCATCCACGGCGCGCTTTGCGTGGCGTACTCCGGGCAGTGCAACATTTCCCACGCCCAGACCGGGCGCAGCGCCAACCGTGGCGACTGCTCTCAGGCGTGCCGTCTGCCGTACACCCTGAAAGACGATCAGGGCCGCGTCGTGGCGTTCGAAAAACACCTCCTGTCGATGAAAGACAACGACCAGACCGCCAACCTGGCTCAGCTGATCGACGCGGGCGTGCGCTCCTTCAAAATTGAAGGACGCTACAAAGATATGAGCTACGTGAAGAACATCACGGCGCACTATCGTCAGATGCTGGATGCGATCATTGAAGATCGCGGCGATCTGGCACGCGCCTCTGCCGGGCGCACCGAGCACTTCTTCATTCCGTCTACCGATAAAACCTTCCACCGCGGCAGCACGGATTACTTCGTCAATGCGCGCAAAGGCGATATTGGCGCGTTCGACTCGCCGAAGTTTATCGGTCTGCCGGTAGGTGAAGTGCTGAAAGTCTCCAGAGAGCACCTTGATGTGAAAGTGACGGAGCCGCTGGCGAACGGCGACGGTCTGAATGTGATGATCAAGCGTGAAATTGTTGGCTTCCGCGCCAATACGGTGGAGAAAACCGGCGAAGACCAGTATCGCGTCTGGCCGAACGAAATGCCTGCCGATCTGTATAAGGCGCGTCCGAACGCGGCGCTCAATCGTAACCTGGACCACAACTGGCAGCAGGCGCTGCTGAAAACCTCCAGCGAACGTCGCATCGCCGTG
It includes:
- the rimL gene encoding 50S ribosomal protein L7/L12-serine acetyltransferase → MTATSVEIIPVTDRIELRSVDERYTSELHALVIKNKTWLQTAFDWAQYVGTEDDTRKNVLSNQMLHQRGYAKMFLIFQDETLKGVLSFNSIEPTNKTGYIGYWLDKGSQRQGILSLSLQAFMGYYAERGEIRRFVIKCRVANMQSNRVAVRNGFTLEGCLKEAEFLNGEFQDVNTYAKIIRL
- the ydcK gene encoding YdcK family protein, with translation MKKYRLSDETRLYHFQNIEGKASVTLRQIIAERDFSDVTAGTKGGWLEDESALSHDGNCWVYDENSVVFGQAQICDNARITQPCVISHAANIRDNSWVDGSQVSHGAQLSDNVTVQSSVVRGICHLYGNARILHESTVIAATGMTPDREQVLKIYDNATVSQSRIVHQAQLYGDAMVNFAFIEHRAEVFENALIEGNEVNNVWICDCAKVYGNARLVAGLEDDAIPTLRYSSQVAENAVVEGNVIIKHHVLIGGQAWLRGGPIMIDDKVVIQGRARISGDVLIEHRIEITDDAVIEAFGGDNIHLRGEKVINGQQRITRTPLLGAL
- the tehA gene encoding dicarboxylate transporter/tellurite-resistance protein TehA, producing MHKSHKSKQVLNLPFGYFGMVLGTIGMGFAWRYASTLWPVSRWPGEILVSLATLIWFLLTLAFITRAVRFPQSVLVEMRHPVMSSFVSLFPATTMLVAIGFVPWCRPVSLVLFGIGVVVQLNYAAWQSAGLWRGKHPEEATTPGLYLPTVANNFISAMACGALGFHDAGLVFLGAGVFSWLSLEPVILQRLRSAGELPTALRTSLGIQLAPALVACSAWFSVNGGEADTFAKMLFGYGLLQLLFMLRLMPWYLSQPFNASFWSFSFGVSALATTGLHLGQSSPSGFFHAIAVPLFIFTNAIIALLLVRTFILLVQGKLLVRSDKATLMHAEEKK
- the tehB gene encoding tellurite resistance methyltransferase TehB, with translation MTHFDENYFTEKYGLTRTHSEVLYSAGIVKPGKTLDLGCGNGRNSLYLAANGYDVTAWDKNPMGIDNIERIKAEEGIHNLQASVQDLNSLSFDGEYDFILSTVVMMFLEAKTIPGLIANMQRCTVPGGYNLIVAAMDTEDYPCTVGFPFAFKSGELSRYYEGWELLKYNEDVGELHRTDANGNRIKLRFATMLARKPA
- the pepT gene encoding peptidase T; the protein is MANSLSSQLTQRFYRYLAITSQSDPKSKTLPSTPGQHEMARELAKELESLGLSDIVIDEFATVTAVKKGTVSGAPRIGFITHIDTVDVGLSPDIHPQILRFAGEDLCLNKEKQIWLRVKEHPEILAYPDEEIIFSDGTSVLGADNKAAVTVVMTVLENLTAEHQHGDIVVAFVPDEEIGLCGAKALDLKRFDVDFAWTIDCCEIGEIVYENFNAAAAEIRFTGVTAHPMSAKGVLVNPLLMAMDFISHFDRQETPECTEGREGYIWFNGIQAGQNEAVLKANIRDFDTASFAARKQQIADVARKIAGQHPTARVEHHIEDTYSNISNAIGEDRRAIDLMFEAMESLGITPKPTPMRGGTDGAALSAKGLLTPNFFTGAHNFHSKFEFLPLSSFEASYKTALQLCLLAAR
- a CDS encoding ABC transporter substrate-binding protein, which gives rise to MNSKLTKLTLAIAALTVSSTVAAKTLVYCSEGSPENFNPQLYTSGTSVDASAVPVYNRLVDFKPGTTELVPSLAESWDVSEDGKVYTFHLRKGVKFQSNKFYKPTRDFNADDVIFSFMRQKDVNHPYHNVSNGSYSNFESLEFGSLITAIDKVDDHTVRFTLAHPEAPFVADLAWYFASILSAEYADAMLKAGTPEKVDMDPIGTGPFKLTQYQKDSRILFTAFPEYWQGKSKLDRLVFSITPDASVRFAKIEKNECQVMPFPNPADLPRMKANKDINLMSKAGLNTGFLAFNTQKPPLDNVKVRQALAMAINKPAIIDAVFHGTGTAAKNLLPPGVWSADSELKDYDYDPEKAKALLKEAGFADGVSIELWAMPVQRPYNPNAKRMAEMIQADWAKIGVQAKIVTYEWGEYLKRVKGGEHQAALMGWTTATGDPDNFFGPLFTCTSANGGSNSAKWCYQPFDKIINEAKSITDHDKRVALYKEAQQMMHDQMPAVMIAHSTIFEPVRKEVTGYEIDPFGKHLFWQVDIK
- a CDS encoding DUF3313 domain-containing protein: MRTQTFFKVAALTGLLALAGCASKVAQPDQFSGFLKDYSGLQQTTSATGKPTLRWVDPSYNPSNYDSIVWNPITYYPTPKPSTQIGQKTLDGLLTYANNKMKPAIGSRKPLVATPGPRSLIFRGAITGVSSKEEGLQFYEVVPVALVVAGTQMATGHRTMDTHLFFEGELIDAATGKPVVKVVRKGEGKELNNESTPMAMSNLTHVIDDMATDATMFDVKKK
- a CDS encoding DMT family transporter; the protein is MNAFLYGLVVVIWGTTWIAIFLQQGPVAAPVSIFWRFAVASATMMLVLLALRRLRKMVLRDHLFCMIQGCCVFCFNFWCFYTAAKFINTGLESVIFSMAVLYNAINSFIFFGQRPPARFWTAAALGLLGIITLFWDDLLASGWSHELLLGIGLSALGTYGFSLGNMISLRHQRNGLETMTTNAWAMMYGTLVMGAIALIRGDNFMPQWTVSYIGALLYLAIFGSVIAFGVYFTLVGRIGAGKAAYSTLLFPLVALSISTVYEGYVWHMNAVAGLLLILTGNMVMFTKPETWFKRLRTA
- a CDS encoding helix-turn-helix transcriptional regulator; this encodes MSRAYDTFETLRQQNAVLRETVALNSGIQLAAWYNKHDTVTVKSNHHTLSLYVADGYESYHKTASGWKNGGGPDRFCLMPKESESSWDIRDDLSFVHLYCTDEHLRELGEKIWDKSPAGISLDEKTFASDPKIAMLYRQFLLGCDWQQQANQLTLSTASTLLLTHLIQNYSSVQWKLPVVTGGLSPFVLRNVLEYVDNHLSEPLTLAELAAVAALSEYHFARMFRQSMNMAPHQYVMQQRMDKAKQLVQFTQQPLTDIALACGFSSASHFSNRFKATIGLTPSQLRAAKA